One window of Podarcis raffonei isolate rPodRaf1 chromosome 15, rPodRaf1.pri, whole genome shotgun sequence genomic DNA carries:
- the CTNS gene encoding cystinosin, giving the protein MVHRIGLFLLLGLSLASLGACDGPPTLSVPEEVSLENGGVMDIAVTLSTPLNQTLVITFNVTYSSRENGTIVELPDQVIVTAGVKKVNFLVRAKEVGQLTVYLQSNSSNQTGPRIRFLVIHSNAVRIVDQVIGWIYFLAWSISFYPQVFENWRRKSVVGLSFDFIALNLTGFIAYSVFNVGLFWVKSVKEQFLRSYPNGVNPVDSNDVFFSIHAVAVTLLIIFQCLIYERGTQKVSWVAVGLLIFAWLFVFATLSVAAAGKITWLAFLFYFSYIKLGVTLVKYFPQAYLNFRRKSTEGWSIGNVLLDFTGGTFSLLQMFLQSYNNDEWRLLFGDPTKFGLGLFSIIFDIVFIVQHYCLYRPQEYETFD; this is encoded by the exons ATGGACCCCCGACGCTTTCTGTTCCTGAGGAGGTTTCACTGGAGAATGGTGGCGTGATGGACATTGCAGTGACTTTAAG TACTCCGCTCAATCAGACGCTGGTGATCACGTTTAATGTTACATATTCATCCAGGGAAAACGGCACCATCGTCGAGCTGCCTGATCAA GTAATCGTAACGGCGGGCGTAAAGAAGGTGAACTTCCTAGTGAGAGCAAAAGAAGTCGGGCAGCTGACGGTGTATCTTCAGTCCAACTCGTCCAACCAAACAgg gcccAGAATCCGCTTCCTCGTGATCCACAGCAATGCAGTGAGGATTGTGGACCAGGTGATTGGCTGGATCTACTTTCTGGCTTGGTCAATCTCCTTTTACCCCCAGGTGTTCGAGAACTGGAGACGGAAAAG CGTCGTGGGACTCAGTTTTGACTTCATTGCCCTGAACCTTACCGGCTTCATTGCCTACTCGGTCTTCAACGTTGGCCTCTTCTGGGTCAAATCTGTGAAG GAGCAGTTCCTGCGCTCCTATCCCAATGGCGTGAACCCGGTGGACAGCAACGATGTCTTCTTCAGCATCCACGCTGTCGCTGTGACTCTCCTCATCATCTTCCAGTGCCTGATCTACGAG AGAGGGACCCAGAAGGTCTCCTGGGTGGCCGTTGGCTTGCTCATCTTCGCCTGGCTCTTCGTCTTCGCCACCTTGTCCGTGGCCGCTGCCGGGAAGATCACGTGGCTGGCCTTCCTTTTCTACTTCTCCTACATCAAGCTGGGCGTCACCCTTGTCAAATACTTCCCCCag GCTTACCTGAATTTCCGCCGCAAGAGCACCGAGGGCTGGAGCATCGGAAATGTTTTGCTGGACTTCACGGGAGGCACCTTCAGCCTCCTTCAGATGTTCTTGCAGTCTTACAACAatg ATGAATGGCGGCTGCTTTTTGGGGACCCCACCAAGTTTGGGCTGGGCCTCTTCTCCATCATCTTTGACATTGTGTTCATCGTCCAGCATTACTGCTTGTACCGTCCCCAAGAATACGAGACTTTTGATTAA